The proteins below are encoded in one region of Podarcis raffonei isolate rPodRaf1 chromosome 8, rPodRaf1.pri, whole genome shotgun sequence:
- the LOC128419232 gene encoding alpha-tectorin-like → MTWIGERFWLPGCRERCICDGPSDFRCVPASCNLGQKCAAKNGKLGCHTRWGTCTVTGDPHYFTFDGAVAHFQGTCAYEISRTCHPSPPFFYRVVAENRHQGNPQVSFVSRVEVWLKNETLSFHIILGSGQTAEVNQERVQLPHSLGALGAISKVKNIVTIKTVAGVEIQYNGRHTLFIHAGPEHQGKLCGMCGNFNGIRRDDKVLPDGSRAQNDLQFGNAWKTDKSPMGCLDDTAALEPCKDPQEYEEVCGALVNQSGPFAECHWHVDPSPFYLSCLYDLCHYGVANGMLCVALSAYEELCLLHGVHVSGWRAAARCPATDPCLDLACGDNEWCGDKNGKWGCFCHRDYSPAKRASYDYRLTCGGSNSAVSLSRCLLFADGFSAEELHLADPTCAGTLVGDRLLFYFDTVQKTCGTTMEINTTHAIYFNTVEGRVENTYGGVISRDRFLFLRFSCAYPLNINLSMASAIHPIQE, encoded by the exons ATGACTTGG ATTGGGGAGCGGTTCTGGCTCCCTGGTTGCCGTGAGAGGTGCATCTGCGACGGCCCTTCCGACTTCCGCTGTGTCCCAGCCAGCTGTAACCTCGGCCAGAAGTGTGCTGCGAAGAATGGGAAGCTAGGCTGCCATACACGGTGGGGAACCTGCACAGTCACTGGGGACCCTCACTACTTCACCTTTGATGGGGCTGTGGCGCATTTCCAGGGCACTTGCGCCTATGAGATCTCCAGGACttgccacccctcccctcccttcttctaCCGGGTTGTTGCAGAGAACAGGCACCAGGGAAACCCGCAGGTGTCTTTTGTGAGCCGAGTGGAAGTCTGGCTGAAGAATGAAACGCTGAGCTTTCATATAATCCTAGGGAGTGGCCAAACAGCAGAG GTCAACCAAGAAAGAGTGCAACTACCCCACAGCCTGGGAGCCCTGGGTGCTATTTCCAAGGTCAAAAACATTGTGACAATAAAAACAGTAGCCGGTGTGGAGATCCAATACAACGGCCGCCACACACTCTTTATCCATGCAGGACCAGAACACCAGGGGAAACTCTGTGGAATGTGTGGGAATTTCAACGGCATCCGTAGAGACGATAAAGTCCTGCCTGATGGAAGCAGAGCCCAGAATGACTTGCAGTTTGGGAATGCCTGGAAAACAGATAAAAGCCCAATGGG GTGCTTGGATGACACTGCAGCACTAGAGCCATGCAAAGATCCCCAGGAATATGAAGAGGTCTGTGGGGCCCTGGTTAACCAATCAGGACCATTTGCTGAGTGCCACTGGCATGTGGACCCTTCTCCTTTTTATTTGTCCTGCTTATATGACTTGTGCCACTATGGGGTGGCTAATGGCATGTTGTGTGTGGCCCTCAGCGCTTACGAGGAACTGTGTCTTCTTCATGGGGTCCACGTCAgtggctggagagcagctgcccggTGTC CCGCAACGGACCCCTGCCTTGACTTGGCATGCGGAGACAATGAATGGTGCGGCGATAAGAACGGGAAATGGGGCTGCTTCTGCCACAGAGATTATAGCCCTGCCAAACGGGCTTCTTATG aTTACCGGTTGACATGCGGTGGCAGCAACAGTGCCGTGTCTCTCTCCCGCTGCCTGCTCTTCGCCGATGGATTCTCCGCTGAGGAACTGCATTTGGCAGATCCCACCTGCGCTGGCACGCTTGTCGGAGACAGGCTTCTCTTCTACTTTGATACTGTGCAGAAGACCTGTGGGACCACAATGGAG ATCAACACAACCCATGCCATCTACTTCAACACGGTGGAGGGCCGTGTGGAGAACACCTACGGAGGGGTGATCAGCAGGGATCGCTTTCTCTTCCTGCGCTTCTCCTGCGCCTACCCGCTGAACATCAACCTTTCAATGGCATCTGCCATCCATCCCATCCAGGAGTGA
- the LOC128418568 gene encoding pancreatic secretory granule membrane major glycoprotein GP2-like: MTLYQDPQYSRPFTQSPILLTVNHRAYVGISISGADATRFVLTLSSCWATPDKDASSSIRWDIITNQCPNPRDGTVVVEKDAVSLTGHFSFSVFAFIPDLEEVYLHCRIRLCSFLTARCTVNCDKPGPAIAGRKPPSGIVSAGPFLRYDDSLDQGKTLSSWHKGSGTWALSGIACSHKQR, encoded by the exons ATGACTTTGTACCAAGACCCTCAGTACAGCCGGCCCTTCACCCAGAGCCCTATCCTACTCACTGTCAATCACAGGGCCTATGTGGGCATCAGCATTTCGGGGGCAGACGCCACCCGCTTTGTACTGACCTTGTCGTCGTGCTGGGCCACACCGGACAAAGACGCCTCCTCCAGCATTCGGTGGGATATCATCACCAACCA GTGTCCAAACCCTCGAGATGGCACTGTGGTAGTTGAAAAGGATGCCGTGTCCCTCACTGGCCATTTCTCCTTCAGTGTCTTTGCCTTCATCCCAGATTTGGAGGAGGTGTACCTGCACTGTCGTATCCGCCTCTGCAGCTTCCTTACCGCCAGGTGTACCGTG AATTGTGACAAGCCAGGCCCTGCGATTGCTGGAAGGAAGCCTCCATCGGGCATTGTCTCAGCTGGCCCTTTCTTGAGATATGATGATTCTCTTGATCAAGGCAAGACACTTTCCTCTTGGCACAAAGGCTCAGGCACCTGGGCCCTGTCTGGCATTGCCTGTTCTCACAAACAACGCTAA